A region of the Leeuwenhoekiella sp. MAR_2009_132 genome:
ACCCCAGGTGCGTTTACCTACTAATGTTCCCAGATTGTTTCTACGGAATAAATAGGGTAAATAATCTCCTCCAGAACCCGCGGTTTCATCGATTAGCATCACCTTAGGGCCTTGTATAGAAGCGCTTGGGGCTTTCATATCACTGCCGTATCTAAAGTTCCAGTAGCTCTGCATCGGTTTGTTAAGCAAATCAATTACATAATCTGCTAATTGCCCGCCACCATTAAAACGTTCATCAATAATAATTGCTTTTTTATCTGCCTGCGGGTAAAAATAGCGTTTAAAATACTCGTGACCTCCGGTTGCTGTATTGGGTACATATACATAAGCAACCTGGCCATTTGTAGCCTCATTTACTTTTTTAATATTGCCTTCTACCCAGTCGCGGTTACGCAGGCTCATTTCTGAATCTATAGCGGTTACCTGCTCTTCGTGTGCGTTATTTCCGTTAGGATTTGCAGAAAGGGTAAGTGTTACAATTTGGCCGGCTTTGTTTTCAAAAAAGCTATAGAAATTATCTGAAGAAGTAACTTCTTGACCATCTACTTTAATTACATACTCGCCAGTTTTAGCAGAAATCCCGGGTTCGGTAAGAGGAGCGCGCAAATCTGGATTCCAGTTGAGGCCGCCATATATTTTTGAAATTTGATATCTTCCGTTCTTCACAACATAATCTGCTCCCAGAAGGCCACCGCTAATTTCTTCTTTTTCAATACGGTTATCGCCGCGGTAATCAAAACGGTGATGTCCTACCGAAAGCTCTGCGAACATCCAGCCCATCATGCGATACAAATCGCTTTTTGTAGTTACATCTGGTAAAAAGATTTCGTATTGTTTTTTCATCGCTTCCCAGTCAACACCATGCATAGCAGGATCGTAAAAATAATCGCGGTTTACACGCCAGGCCTCGTTAAAGATATTTGCCCATTCTTGTTTAGGATTTATTTTAATCTGTATGGCTTCTAAATCTAGCGGTGGGTTATCAGCTTTTTTACCAGTCTCTGAAACAAACCAGCTACCGCCATTATAGTACATCATTTTTTTACCGTCTGAGCTAATCTCATAGGAGTTGGTTTCTACGATCTCCTCATCCTCCTGTTCTGCTAAATCATATTTGTGTAGCATCACGGCGTCATCGTGAGCGGGATAGGACAGGTAAAATAAAACACCTTCTTCTGGTACCGAAAGTGAGCCGTAATAACCACTGCCTACAGGAATGGCAACCATTCTGTTTAAAATACCATCCCAGTCAATTTTTAAGGTAGGAACAGCCTTTTCTTTTTTATCATCTTCGGAAGCTTTTTCTTCTTTTTCGGCTTCTGCTTTAGCAATTACTTCAACATCATTTTCTTTTGCAAAAGGTGATTTTACATCATTCTGAAGTGTTATTAAATACAAAGAGTTTGAAGCTTCCATATCCTGATTAGACTGGTCAAACCAGTTCACCACCGGCCCAGCATCTGTAGAGGCGGTTAGGTATAAATACTTACCGCTAGGGTCAAATGTAGGATTTGCAACATTTGAGAGTCCGTCTGAAATAGGATACGATTTATTTTCGCTTTGCGAAAAAAGATAGGCCTGTTCAAAATTAGTATTGGTAATTAAAGTATAGGCGAGCCAATTAGAATCTGCAGACCAGCTCCCAAATAAATCCCGGTAAACTCCCGGCTGATACAAGATATCCTGGGCTACTTTTTGTGTTTTTCCGGTAGCAACAGTGGTGATGTATAAATTTCTGCCATTATCTACATAAGCTACTTTTTTACTATCTGGCGACCAGTGAATGTATGCATAAAAACCGGTACCCTCTAGCTGAATGCTTTTTGCAGCTGCGGTGCTATTTTGATCTTTAACGTGCAAAGCATACTCACCGCTTGCGTCAGAAAAATAAGCGATAGACTTGCCATCTGGCGACCATTTGGGGTAGTTTTCGTGTACTCCTGGAGTTTGTGTAAGATTTGCCACGTCTCCTTTTTCTGCAGGGACAGTTACTATTTCTCCTCTAAAATCTACTACAACTCGTGCCCCTGAAGGAGAAATACCACCGCTACGTACATAATCACTTCCGCTTACAAAACGCTCGCGAAGCTCTAGCAAATCTGTTGCGATGCCTATAGTGAGTTTATTTAATGATTTTGTAGATGTGTTATAACTGTGTAAGTATCCTGCCTGCTCGAGTATAAGAATTCCTGCGCTGTTTACATCAAGATCTTGCAAGCCAAAATTTATGAAATCTGTGTGGCGTGTTATTTTTTGTGAAGCCAGATCGTAGCTATATAAATTAAACTCGCCATCGCGATCACTTTTAAAATATACCGAACTCCCAGAGAATACCGGTTGCGCATCATTACTACCATCTGTAGGTTTAGGGATCTCAACAACTTCTTTAGTAGCAGTGTCAAAAATAAAAATACGCGATTGGGTACCACCACGATAATGTTTCCACTGGTTAAAACGATCTGGAATAGGCGTGTAGGCAATGTATTTGCCATCATCTGAATAACTGGCCCAGTAGGCATTAGGTATTTCTAGTTGTGTGGTATGCCCTCCTTCTATAGGAACTGTAAATAGTTGTGCATATCTATTTGTAAATAAAGACCGTTGAGATGCAAAAAGCACATGTTTACCATCTGGCGTAAAATCGCGCACCCAGTCTGAGTAAGGATGGTAAGTAAGTCGTTTAGGCACACCGCCGGTAGTGGCTACAGTAAAAACATCTGTATTGCCATCATATTCTGCACTAAATGCAATCGTCTTGCC
Encoded here:
- a CDS encoding S41 family peptidase; its protein translation is MNFKSQILSILAISLGIAGFAQEVNTIDTRLMHEPAISINHIAFIYAEDLWVANKDGSQPRRLTIDEGIESNPVFSPDGKTIAFSAEYDGNTDVFTVATTGGVPKRLTYHPYSDWVRDFTPDGKHVLFASQRSLFTNRYAQLFTVPIEGGHTTQLEIPNAYWASYSDDGKYIAYTPIPDRFNQWKHYRGGTQSRIFIFDTATKEVVEIPKPTDGSNDAQPVFSGSSVYFKSDRDGEFNLYSYDLASQKITRHTDFINFGLQDLDVNSAGILILEQAGYLHSYNTSTKSLNKLTIGIATDLLELRERFVSGSDYVRSGGISPSGARVVVDFRGEIVTVPAEKGDVANLTQTPGVHENYPKWSPDGKSIAYFSDASGEYALHVKDQNSTAAAKSIQLEGTGFYAYIHWSPDSKKVAYVDNGRNLYITTVATGKTQKVAQDILYQPGVYRDLFGSWSADSNWLAYTLITNTNFEQAYLFSQSENKSYPISDGLSNVANPTFDPSGKYLYLTASTDAGPVVNWFDQSNQDMEASNSLYLITLQNDVKSPFAKENDVEVIAKAEAEKEEKASEDDKKEKAVPTLKIDWDGILNRMVAIPVGSGYYGSLSVPEEGVLFYLSYPAHDDAVMLHKYDLAEQEDEEIVETNSYEISSDGKKMMYYNGGSWFVSETGKKADNPPLDLEAIQIKINPKQEWANIFNEAWRVNRDYFYDPAMHGVDWEAMKKQYEIFLPDVTTKSDLYRMMGWMFAELSVGHHRFDYRGDNRIEKEEISGGLLGADYVVKNGRYQISKIYGGLNWNPDLRAPLTEPGISAKTGEYVIKVDGQEVTSSDNFYSFFENKAGQIVTLTLSANPNGNNAHEEQVTAIDSEMSLRNRDWVEGNIKKVNEATNGQVAYVYVPNTATGGHEYFKRYFYPQADKKAIIIDERFNGGGQLADYVIDLLNKPMQSYWNFRYGSDMKAPSASIQGPKVMLIDETAGSGGDYLPYLFRRNNLGTLVGKRTWGGLVGVLGYPEFIDGGIVTAPNVAFYNEEGFGIENVGTPPDVEVEQTPKEVIAGKDPQLEKAIEIILKQLKENPPKGLTTPSYPIKTKN